Proteins encoded by one window of Sorex araneus isolate mSorAra2 chromosome 3, mSorAra2.pri, whole genome shotgun sequence:
- the PATE3 gene encoding prostate and testis expressed protein 3 isoform X3, producing the protein MDKHLLFIFSYFCFIVAVTPIRCVTCHFQTQADHCRRDFEICTTKRNEKCLTLRISQGGTLLLSYMVCQKFCKNLSYNFKNRTYVHKCCNKDYCNYPF; encoded by the exons ATGGACAAACATCTCTTGTTCATCTTCTCCTACTTTTGCTTCATTGTGG CAGTGACCCCAATCAGATGCGTAACATGTCACTTTCAGACCCAAGCAGACCACTGTCGGAGAGACTTTGAAATTTGCACTACTAAGAGGAATGAGAAGTGTTTGACTTTAAGAATCTCCCAAG GTGGCACCCTGCTGCTAAGCTACATGGTATGTCAGAAATTCTGCAAAAACTTGTCCTATAACTTCAAGAACAGGACTTATGTTCATAAATGCTGCAACAAAGATTACTGTAACTACCCATTCTAA
- the PATE3 gene encoding prostate and testis expressed protein 3 isoform X4 codes for MEIIQCRMCHIQFPGEKCSRGLGVCTGDKEESCIVGKIFNNDGSLWLTFMGCEKNCANVNNVKWNVFLVNIRCCRSHDLCNEEIYI; via the exons ATGG AAATCATCCAGTGCCGCATGTGCCACATCCAGTTTCCCGGAGAGAAGTGCTCCCGAGGCCTAGGAGTATGCACTGGGGACAAAGAAGAGTCCTGCATCGTCGGAAAGATTTTCAACA ATGATGGGTCTCTCTGGCTGACCTTCATGGGCTGTGAAAAGAACTGTGCTAACGTGAACAACGTCAAATGGAATGTCTTTCTGGTTAATATCCGGTGCTGCCGGAGCCATGACTTGTGcaatgaagaaatatatatatga